One window of the Bacteroidota bacterium genome contains the following:
- a CDS encoding trypsin-like peptidase domain-containing protein: MDKRSILIGLGVLAVGAVLGAVLVSLLRPAPPAPDRDGSEALALRPSVTEPVRIGDQDPPLPEAVPELTSLNQLFKGVAQRVTPTVVFIEVETPADQRGARRDPSFEQWHPFVQPRRYRRSAGSGVIISPRGYVVTNAHVVDQATRIRVLLGDKREFEAEIVGVDPTTDLAVVHMPDADGADLPVVTLGDSDLLDVGEWVLAIGNPFRLTSTVTSGIVSALGRQVDIIEDDFRIEDFIQTDAAINPGNSGGALVNLRGELVGIATAIATESGSYEGYGFAVPVNLVTRVATDLIAFGEVQRGYLGVEIRAVTAADAERLGLGRVAGVLVSNVADDGAAERAGVRSGDVLLAINGQEIDAPNQFQSAIALQRPNDDIRLSVWRGGGQRDLDARLIGRDNDALQSWIAEIGGRGQLLDPEPPRPEPAPEQSAPDDLNLYELDAWGIGLRDLTVADRGNYGLENGVYVAFVRQGSVASADGLPAGSVLTAIEGDAVTSAEEASAALDAIAAAGGTALVRVRRADGVTAYYDLESPAYAER; the protein is encoded by the coding sequence ATGGACAAGCGAAGCATCCTCATCGGCCTCGGCGTGCTCGCCGTAGGTGCCGTGCTCGGGGCCGTCCTGGTGTCGCTCCTCCGCCCGGCACCGCCCGCGCCGGATCGGGACGGCAGCGAAGCGCTCGCGCTGCGCCCGTCGGTCACGGAGCCCGTGCGGATCGGCGACCAGGACCCGCCGCTGCCGGAGGCCGTCCCCGAACTGACCTCGCTCAACCAGCTCTTCAAGGGCGTCGCCCAGCGTGTGACCCCGACCGTCGTCTTCATCGAGGTCGAGACGCCGGCCGACCAGCGCGGGGCGCGCCGGGACCCGAGCTTCGAGCAGTGGCACCCGTTCGTCCAGCCTCGCCGCTACCGCCGGAGCGCGGGCAGTGGCGTCATCATCTCGCCGCGCGGCTACGTCGTCACGAACGCCCACGTCGTCGACCAGGCGACGCGCATCCGCGTCCTCCTCGGCGACAAGCGCGAGTTCGAGGCCGAGATCGTCGGCGTCGACCCGACGACGGACCTCGCTGTCGTCCACATGCCCGACGCCGACGGGGCCGACCTCCCCGTCGTCACGCTCGGCGACTCGGACCTCCTCGACGTCGGCGAGTGGGTGCTCGCCATCGGCAACCCGTTCCGGCTGACCTCGACCGTCACGTCGGGCATCGTCAGCGCGCTCGGGCGCCAGGTCGACATCATCGAGGACGACTTCCGCATCGAGGACTTCATCCAGACCGACGCCGCGATCAACCCCGGCAACTCGGGCGGCGCGCTCGTCAACCTCCGCGGCGAGCTCGTCGGGATCGCTACCGCGATTGCGACCGAGAGCGGGTCCTACGAGGGCTACGGCTTCGCCGTCCCGGTCAACCTCGTCACACGCGTCGCCACCGACCTGATCGCCTTCGGCGAGGTGCAGCGCGGCTACCTCGGCGTCGAGATCCGCGCCGTCACCGCAGCCGACGCCGAGCGCCTCGGCCTCGGCCGCGTCGCGGGCGTCCTCGTCTCGAACGTCGCCGACGACGGGGCCGCCGAGCGCGCCGGGGTCCGCTCCGGCGACGTGCTCCTCGCCATCAACGGCCAGGAGATCGACGCGCCGAACCAGTTCCAGAGCGCGATCGCGCTCCAGCGCCCGAACGACGACATCCGCCTGAGCGTCTGGCGCGGCGGCGGCCAGCGCGACCTCGACGCCCGCCTCATCGGGCGCGACAACGACGCCCTCCAGTCCTGGATCGCGGAGATCGGCGGCCGAGGCCAACTGCTGGACCCCGAGCCGCCCCGCCCGGAGCCCGCACCTGAGCAGTCCGCCCCGGACGACCTCAACCTCTACGAACTCGACGCCTGGGGCATCGGGCTGCGCGACCTGACCGTCGCCGACCGCGGCAACTACGGACTCGAAAACGGCGTCTACGTCGCCTTCGTCCGGCAGGGCAGCGTGGCCTCGGCCGACGGCCTCCCCGCAGGCTCCGTGCTGACGGCCATCGAGGGCGACGCCGTGACCTCGGCCGAGGAGGCGTCGGCCGCGCTCGACGCGATTGCCGCCGCCGGAGGCACCGCCCTCGTCCGCGTCCGCCGCGCCGACGGCGTCACGGCCTACTACGACCTCGAATCCCCGGCCTACGCCGAACGATGA
- a CDS encoding glycosyltransferase, producing MPSSSSRVVFALVGDVRGSSRALRQLRALADLGVEVDVLTFGPPAQPGEVAEGVRLHVLGEPSGQGPLFFRRCHRLFREAALAFQSAAYHASDLYVLPALAAAAKRHGARLVLDARELYPHVDATAGKPWATQVWSALERRYLPRTDAVLTVNDSIADRMAETYGIARPVVTHNVPERQTVERTDTLRDLLGIPAERKIVLYQGLVRAGRGLRTLVDALRDVPEAHLVVIGDGPNKHAVVGRASSHLPGRAHFLPHTPPGDLLHLTASADLGVHIPRPITLSIYLALPNKLFEYLMAGLPVVVADIPEMKRVVEGHEVGLTVDPRDRDAVAEAIRRALADAGARQRWRANIPGVFEAYRPETSRDRFQQVYRDLLGLASV from the coding sequence ATGCCCTCCTCCTCTTCCCGCGTCGTGTTCGCCCTCGTGGGCGACGTCCGGGGCTCGTCGCGGGCACTCCGGCAACTGCGCGCCCTCGCCGACCTGGGCGTCGAGGTGGACGTGCTCACGTTTGGACCGCCTGCACAACCCGGCGAGGTGGCCGAGGGGGTGCGGCTTCATGTGCTCGGCGAGCCCAGTGGTCAGGGGCCGCTGTTCTTCCGGCGCTGCCACCGGCTCTTCCGTGAGGCTGCCCTCGCATTTCAGTCAGCCGCATACCACGCCAGCGACCTCTACGTCCTCCCCGCCCTTGCTGCGGCAGCAAAGAGGCACGGTGCCCGCCTCGTCCTCGACGCCCGCGAGCTCTACCCGCACGTCGACGCCACCGCCGGCAAGCCGTGGGCGACGCAGGTGTGGAGCGCCCTCGAACGGCGCTACCTCCCACGCACCGACGCCGTGCTGACGGTCAACGACAGCATCGCCGACCGGATGGCAGAGACCTACGGCATCGCGCGCCCGGTGGTGACGCACAACGTCCCCGAGCGGCAGACGGTGGAGCGCACCGATACCCTCCGCGACCTTCTCGGCATCCCTGCCGAGCGCAAGATCGTGCTCTACCAGGGCCTCGTCCGCGCCGGCCGCGGGCTGCGCACGCTCGTCGACGCGCTGCGCGACGTGCCGGAGGCGCACCTCGTCGTAATCGGCGACGGGCCGAACAAGCACGCCGTCGTCGGGCGCGCCTCGTCGCACCTGCCGGGCCGGGCCCACTTCCTCCCGCACACGCCCCCCGGCGACCTGCTGCATCTGACGGCATCGGCCGACCTCGGCGTCCACATCCCGAGGCCGATCACGCTCAGCATCTACCTCGCCCTGCCGAACAAGCTGTTCGAGTACCTCATGGCGGGCCTGCCCGTCGTCGTGGCTGACATCCCCGAGATGAAGCGCGTAGTCGAGGGCCACGAGGTCGGCCTCACGGTCGATCCGCGTGACCGCGACGCGGTTGCCGAGGCGATCCGCCGCGCCCTCGCCGACGCCGGCGCCCGGCAGCGCTGGCGGGCCAACATCCCGGGCGTCTTCGAGGCGTACCGCCCGGAGACGTCCCGCGACCGCTTCCAGCAGGTCTACCGCGACCTCCTCGGCTTGGCAAGCGTCTAG